A single genomic interval of Arthrobacter sp. NicSoilB8 harbors:
- a CDS encoding acyl-CoA carboxylase subunit beta: MSHDLTTTAGKLADFRDRQARAEQPSGPEAVVKQHARGKKTARERIDLLLDAGSFVEFDALAVHRSTAFGMEKKKPLGDGLVSGYGTVDGRPVAVYSQDFSVYGGSLSQVNGEKIVKVQEFALRNGCPVVGILDGGGARIQEGVASLAMFADIFRNNVHASGVVPQISLIMGPSAGGAAYSPALTDYVVMVDKTSHMFITGPDVIKTVTGEDVDMETLGGARQHNATTGTSTYLASDEADAVEFVRELLDFLPSNNLAEAPVLEHQQELEIDDDDLALDVLIPDSANQPYDMRKVIEQIVDDAHFLEMQSLYAPNVIIGYGRVEGHTVGIVANQPMQFAGTLDIAASEKAARFVRHCDAFNIPIITLVDVPGFLPGKDQEFQGIIRRGAKLLYAYAEATVPKLTVITRKAYGGAYIVMGSKKLGADLNLAWPTAQIGVMGAQGAVNILYRRELAAVAEAGGDVEAKRAEVVRQYEEELLNPYQAAQLGYVDAVIAPSETRVQIIKGLRALRDKRAALPAKKHGNIPL; encoded by the coding sequence ATGAGCCACGATCTGACCACGACTGCGGGAAAGCTTGCAGATTTCCGCGACCGCCAGGCCCGTGCCGAGCAGCCCTCCGGCCCGGAAGCTGTTGTCAAACAGCACGCACGCGGCAAGAAGACCGCCCGCGAGCGCATCGACCTCCTGCTGGATGCGGGGTCCTTCGTCGAATTCGACGCTTTGGCCGTGCACCGGTCCACCGCGTTCGGCATGGAGAAGAAGAAACCGCTGGGCGACGGCCTCGTCTCCGGCTACGGCACGGTGGACGGCCGCCCGGTGGCCGTCTACAGCCAGGACTTCTCCGTCTACGGCGGCTCGCTGAGCCAGGTCAACGGCGAGAAGATCGTCAAGGTCCAGGAGTTCGCGCTGCGCAATGGCTGCCCGGTGGTCGGCATCCTGGACGGCGGCGGTGCCCGCATCCAGGAGGGCGTGGCCTCCCTGGCGATGTTCGCCGACATCTTCCGCAACAACGTCCATGCCTCCGGCGTGGTCCCGCAGATCTCCCTCATCATGGGCCCCTCCGCCGGCGGCGCGGCCTACTCCCCCGCCCTGACCGACTACGTCGTCATGGTGGACAAGACCTCGCACATGTTCATCACCGGCCCGGACGTCATCAAGACGGTCACGGGCGAGGACGTGGACATGGAGACCCTGGGCGGCGCGCGCCAGCACAATGCCACCACCGGCACTTCAACCTACCTGGCCTCCGACGAGGCCGACGCGGTGGAGTTCGTCCGCGAACTGCTGGACTTCCTGCCCTCCAACAACCTCGCCGAAGCCCCGGTGCTCGAGCACCAGCAGGAGCTGGAAATCGACGACGACGACCTCGCCCTCGATGTCCTCATCCCGGACTCGGCCAACCAGCCCTACGACATGCGCAAGGTCATCGAGCAGATCGTGGACGACGCCCACTTCCTGGAGATGCAGTCCCTCTACGCCCCGAACGTGATCATCGGCTACGGCCGGGTCGAGGGCCACACAGTCGGCATCGTGGCTAACCAGCCCATGCAGTTCGCCGGCACCCTGGACATCGCCGCCTCGGAAAAGGCCGCGCGCTTCGTCCGGCACTGCGACGCCTTCAACATCCCCATCATCACTCTGGTGGACGTGCCGGGCTTCCTGCCCGGCAAGGACCAGGAGTTCCAGGGCATCATCCGCCGCGGCGCCAAGCTGCTTTACGCCTACGCCGAGGCCACCGTGCCCAAGCTGACCGTGATCACGCGCAAGGCGTACGGCGGGGCGTACATTGTGATGGGCTCCAAGAAGCTCGGCGCGGACCTCAACCTCGCCTGGCCCACCGCCCAGATCGGCGTCATGGGCGCCCAGGGCGCTGTGAACATCCTGTACCGCCGCGAACTCGCCGCGGTGGCCGAAGCTGGCGGCGATGTCGAGGCCAAGCGCGCAGAGGTGGTCCGCCAGTACGAGGAAGAGCTGCTCAACCCCTACCAGGCGGCCCAGCTGGGCTACGTGGACGCGGTCATTGCCCCGTCCGAAACCCGGGTGCAGATCATCAAGGGACTGCGCGCCCTCCGGGACAAGCGGGCCGCACTGCCCGCCAAGAAGCATGGGAACATCCCGCTGTGA
- a CDS encoding TetR/AcrR family transcriptional regulator codes for MASPSSSSREPNRRELNKAATRQAITDAALDLLRTRGPGNFTVEDIAEAAGISRRTFFNYFGSTEAALASVTFGFLDTALQQFRLRPAEEPILESARAALVELADPMTVAPVAEIYSLGQANPQLSRSELEAWDHCTAQIIEAARERFARRAGGEIDELYLRALAGSIISCGKAAMDVWFARCGGDLSPASLSILRQLLIDSMSLLGSGFASRSPSAPSPDRH; via the coding sequence GTGGCCTCACCATCATCTTCTTCCCGCGAACCGAACCGGCGCGAACTAAACAAGGCGGCCACCCGGCAGGCCATCACGGACGCCGCCCTGGACCTGCTCAGGACCCGGGGCCCCGGAAACTTCACGGTGGAGGACATTGCCGAGGCCGCCGGGATATCGCGCCGCACGTTCTTCAACTACTTCGGCAGCACCGAGGCAGCACTGGCCTCGGTGACGTTCGGGTTCCTGGACACGGCACTTCAGCAGTTCCGGCTCCGGCCGGCCGAGGAGCCAATCCTGGAGTCGGCCCGTGCGGCCCTCGTTGAATTGGCCGATCCCATGACCGTGGCACCGGTGGCCGAAATCTACAGCCTGGGCCAGGCCAATCCCCAGCTCAGCCGCTCCGAGCTGGAAGCCTGGGACCACTGCACCGCACAGATCATCGAGGCCGCCCGCGAGCGCTTCGCCCGGCGCGCCGGCGGCGAGATCGACGAGCTGTATCTCCGCGCCCTCGCGGGCTCCATCATCTCCTGCGGCAAGGCGGCCATGGACGTGTGGTTCGCCCGCTGCGGCGGCGACCTCAGCCCGGCGTCCTTGTCCATCCTGCGCCAGCTTCTCATCGACTCCATGAGCCTCCTCGGCTCCGGCTTCGCTTCCCGCTCTCCCTCCGCCCCTTCCCCAGATCGGCACTGA
- a CDS encoding MMPL family transporter yields MALLLYRLGKFSYRHRWLVISLWLAVMVAVGGAAAAFHGTMSNNFQIPGTETQQMADKLKQELPKSSGGSAGIVFESTDGPFTQAGRDAVSAALAKLKALPDVQGTVDPFATQAQLDKAVTDLAAGEQQASAGKEQLDASAARLAAGKAQLDAAEQQMIAAGMPPAAIDARLGQQKAALAAGQEKLDAGTTELEAGAAKLALAKRQLEASQGMRFVSEDGTAAIAQVQFKSSINGLAPAVRQQVQDIAHEVSSAGVTALASKEITEDVSELFGISEILGIAIAALVLIVMLGTLIAAGLPLLMAVVGVAVGVGGTFALSGAVDMSSISPMLALMLGLAVGIDYSLFIVNRHRGQLLAGMDGEESVALATGTSGNAVLFAGLTVIIALAALVIPGLPFLAVMGLSAAATVAVAVVVALTLTPAVLSLIGPRLISRRAWAKAETHNAAPGHETEDRARDERRSTRGWGGLVTRHPVLALLAGVLLLGIVALPASQLRLALPDGGSEPVESQAFKAYDVTGRSFGEGMTGPIVVVGDLPAGLSDAEAAAKQLDVADILRGTANVTAAVPVALSEDRRTAVFQVIPKEGPASASTVKVVSELRAEKGQIKDSTGVSIGLTGQTAGNVDVSTKLGDALPPYLAIVVGLSLILLLLVFRSIVVPLLATGGFLLSLAAAFGAVVAVYQWGWLGNVFGVENPGAVLSFLPIILIGVLFGLAMDYQVFITSGMRESFMHGESAKHAVRTGFSHAASVVTAAAIIMVSVFSGFIFSHLNMVRPLGFAMAFGVLVDAFVVRMTIVPAVMYLLGDKAWWLPGWLNRILPDVDVEGAKLRQPARARVNAAEASPEAEPEEVASR; encoded by the coding sequence ATGGCCCTATTGCTCTACCGTCTCGGCAAGTTCTCCTACCGTCACCGCTGGCTCGTCATCTCCCTCTGGCTCGCCGTCATGGTGGCCGTCGGCGGCGCAGCGGCGGCTTTCCACGGCACCATGTCCAACAACTTCCAGATCCCCGGCACCGAGACCCAGCAGATGGCGGACAAGCTCAAGCAGGAGCTGCCCAAGTCCTCCGGCGGGTCGGCCGGCATCGTGTTCGAGTCCACGGACGGCCCGTTCACCCAGGCCGGCAGGGACGCCGTCTCGGCCGCACTGGCCAAGCTGAAGGCCCTCCCCGACGTTCAGGGCACGGTGGACCCGTTCGCCACCCAGGCCCAGCTGGACAAGGCCGTCACGGATCTTGCCGCCGGGGAGCAGCAGGCCTCCGCGGGAAAGGAGCAGCTGGATGCGTCGGCCGCCCGGCTGGCGGCAGGGAAGGCCCAGCTGGACGCCGCCGAGCAGCAGATGATCGCGGCAGGCATGCCCCCGGCGGCCATCGATGCCCGGCTCGGCCAGCAGAAGGCCGCCCTGGCCGCGGGCCAGGAAAAGCTCGACGCCGGGACCACGGAACTCGAGGCCGGCGCGGCAAAGCTCGCGCTCGCCAAGCGCCAGCTTGAGGCCTCGCAGGGTATGCGGTTCGTTTCCGAGGACGGCACCGCGGCGATCGCCCAGGTCCAGTTCAAGTCCTCCATCAACGGGCTGGCCCCCGCCGTGCGCCAGCAGGTCCAGGACATCGCCCACGAAGTCTCATCAGCCGGCGTGACCGCCCTGGCCAGCAAGGAAATCACCGAGGACGTCTCCGAGCTGTTCGGCATCTCCGAGATCCTCGGCATCGCGATCGCGGCCCTGGTGCTCATCGTCATGCTGGGAACGCTGATCGCCGCCGGGCTTCCCCTGCTGATGGCCGTCGTGGGCGTGGCAGTGGGCGTCGGGGGCACCTTCGCCCTCAGCGGCGCCGTCGACATGAGTTCCATCTCCCCGATGCTGGCCCTGATGCTGGGCCTCGCGGTCGGCATCGACTATTCGCTTTTCATCGTCAACCGGCACCGCGGCCAGCTGCTGGCCGGCATGGACGGGGAGGAATCGGTGGCCCTGGCCACCGGCACGTCCGGCAACGCCGTGCTGTTCGCGGGGCTGACGGTCATCATCGCCCTCGCGGCCCTCGTCATTCCGGGCCTTCCCTTCCTGGCGGTCATGGGCCTGTCGGCCGCCGCGACTGTGGCAGTCGCCGTCGTCGTCGCCCTGACCCTCACCCCTGCCGTGCTGTCCCTCATCGGCCCCAGGCTCATTTCCCGGCGCGCCTGGGCCAAGGCGGAGACGCACAACGCCGCCCCGGGCCACGAGACCGAGGACCGCGCCCGCGATGAACGCCGCAGCACCCGCGGCTGGGGCGGCCTCGTCACGCGGCACCCGGTCCTGGCGCTGCTGGCCGGCGTCCTGCTGCTGGGCATCGTGGCGCTTCCCGCCAGCCAGCTGCGGCTCGCACTGCCCGACGGCGGGTCCGAGCCCGTGGAGTCGCAGGCGTTCAAGGCCTATGACGTCACCGGCCGCAGCTTCGGCGAAGGCATGACAGGCCCGATCGTGGTGGTCGGCGACCTCCCCGCCGGCCTGAGCGACGCCGAGGCCGCGGCCAAGCAGCTCGACGTCGCCGATATCCTCCGCGGCACGGCCAACGTCACCGCCGCCGTCCCGGTTGCCCTGAGCGAGGACCGCCGCACCGCCGTGTTCCAGGTCATTCCCAAGGAGGGCCCGGCCAGCGCCAGCACCGTCAAGGTGGTCTCCGAGCTCCGGGCCGAAAAGGGCCAGATCAAGGATTCGACCGGCGTCAGCATCGGCCTCACAGGACAGACGGCCGGTAACGTCGACGTCTCCACGAAGCTCGGCGACGCCCTTCCCCCATACCTGGCCATCGTCGTCGGGCTCTCGCTGATTCTGCTCCTGCTCGTGTTCCGCTCGATCGTGGTACCGCTGCTGGCCACGGGCGGCTTCCTGCTCTCGCTCGCGGCCGCCTTCGGCGCCGTCGTCGCCGTCTACCAGTGGGGCTGGCTGGGGAACGTGTTCGGGGTCGAAAACCCGGGTGCGGTGCTGAGCTTCCTGCCCATCATCCTGATCGGCGTGCTGTTCGGCCTGGCCATGGACTACCAGGTGTTCATTACCTCGGGCATGCGCGAGTCCTTCATGCACGGCGAATCGGCCAAGCATGCGGTCCGCACCGGCTTCAGCCATGCCGCGTCCGTGGTGACCGCCGCGGCCATCATCATGGTCAGCGTGTTCTCCGGCTTCATCTTCTCGCACCTGAACATGGTCCGGCCGCTGGGCTTCGCGATGGCGTTCGGTGTGCTGGTGGACGCGTTCGTGGTCCGCATGACGATCGTCCCGGCCGTGATGTACCTGCTCGGCGACAAGGCATGGTGGCTGCCCGGGTGGCTGAACCGGATCCTGCCGGACGTCGACGTCGAGGGCGCCAAGCTCCGCCAGCCGGCACGCGCCCGGGTGAACGCAGCGGAGGCCTCGCCCGAAGCCGAGCCCGAAGAAGTCGCCTCCCGCTGA
- a CDS encoding Clp protease N-terminal domain-containing protein — protein MSRTTRIALSLGAAAVALGAGIGVAGMASATTTPTPTPTPTSTGPTSAAPGGTFADGHGMRGGRHGHGGAEFGARAKELAAKLGVDEAKVSDALKAFRDANRPAAPPAEGQKPDRAAMEKALAASLAKSLGIDEAKVTAALEELRTSEQANHAAALKPRLDRAVKDGVLTQAEADAVTKAAEKGVIGGR, from the coding sequence ATGTCACGCACAACCAGAATCGCACTCAGCCTTGGGGCCGCGGCGGTGGCTCTTGGGGCCGGGATCGGCGTCGCCGGGATGGCCTCTGCCACGACGACGCCGACCCCCACCCCGACGCCCACTTCCACCGGGCCCACTTCCGCCGCCCCGGGCGGCACCTTCGCCGACGGCCACGGCATGCGCGGCGGCCGGCACGGCCACGGAGGTGCGGAGTTCGGTGCCCGTGCCAAGGAACTTGCCGCCAAGCTGGGCGTCGACGAGGCCAAGGTCTCCGACGCGCTGAAGGCCTTCCGGGACGCCAATAGGCCGGCAGCGCCGCCGGCCGAAGGACAGAAACCGGACCGCGCCGCCATGGAGAAGGCCCTGGCCGCTTCCCTGGCGAAATCGCTCGGCATCGACGAGGCCAAGGTCACCGCGGCCCTCGAGGAGCTGCGCACCTCGGAGCAGGCCAACCATGCCGCAGCGCTGAAGCCCCGGCTGGACCGGGCCGTCAAGGACGGCGTCCTGACCCAGGCGGAGGCGGATGCCGTCACCAAGGCGGCGGAAAAGGGTGTGATCGGCGGGCGTTAA
- a CDS encoding DUF885 domain-containing protein, with product MASDNTAPARQQTAIDAVADAYTDTLIRLNPSFATELGLPGHETEYQDFSPAGHAEHAAATREALAALDGLEPVDDVDAVTLDAMRERLGLQLEIHESGWDTADLNNIASPSQDIRAIFDLMPTDTAEHWEHIAGRAKNVPGAVDGYIESLRSAMQDGRVAAARQVSIVIEQATKHAADDGFFAKLAAGAKTADGALSPDLQSALDAGAAAARVAYARLAGFLESELLPVAPAKDAVGRSRYALASRSFLGATVDLEETYAWGVHELDRLIAEQERVAGEIRPGATIEEAKEILNNDPARQLKGTDALQAWMQELSDRAVADLAGVHFEIPDVMKTLECRIAPTDEGGIYYTGPSDDFSRPGRMWWSVPPGEDTFTTWAETTTVYHEGVPGHHLQVATATYRRELLNKWRRNVCWTSGHGEGWALYAEKLMQELGYLNDPGDHMGMLDMQRMRAARVVFDIGVHLELEVPERWGSGTWTPDKGYGFLKQNLAISEGQLNFEFTRYLGWPGQAPSYKVGQRLWEQIRAELESRPAFDLKAFHTKALNIGSVGLDTLKRALLG from the coding sequence ATCGCTTCAGACAACACTGCCCCCGCACGCCAGCAGACAGCCATTGACGCCGTCGCCGACGCCTACACGGACACCCTCATCCGGCTCAACCCGAGCTTCGCCACCGAGCTCGGCCTGCCCGGGCACGAGACCGAATACCAGGATTTCTCCCCCGCCGGGCACGCCGAACACGCGGCCGCCACGCGGGAGGCACTCGCGGCGCTGGATGGTCTGGAGCCGGTGGACGACGTCGACGCCGTCACCCTCGACGCGATGCGCGAGCGGCTGGGGCTGCAGCTGGAAATCCACGAATCGGGCTGGGACACGGCCGATCTGAACAACATCGCATCCCCGTCCCAGGACATCCGCGCGATTTTCGACCTCATGCCGACGGACACGGCCGAGCATTGGGAGCACATCGCCGGCCGGGCTAAGAATGTCCCCGGCGCGGTCGACGGCTACATCGAGTCGCTGCGCTCGGCGATGCAGGACGGCAGGGTGGCCGCCGCCCGCCAGGTGTCAATCGTGATCGAGCAGGCCACCAAGCACGCCGCGGACGACGGCTTCTTCGCCAAGCTCGCCGCCGGCGCCAAGACCGCGGACGGCGCGCTGTCGCCCGACCTGCAGTCCGCGCTCGACGCCGGTGCTGCCGCCGCGCGCGTGGCCTACGCCCGGCTCGCGGGGTTCCTCGAGTCCGAGCTCCTGCCCGTTGCCCCGGCCAAGGACGCCGTGGGCCGCAGCCGCTACGCCCTGGCGTCCCGTTCCTTCCTCGGCGCCACGGTGGACCTGGAGGAGACTTACGCGTGGGGCGTGCACGAGCTCGACCGCCTCATCGCCGAACAGGAACGCGTGGCCGGGGAAATCCGGCCCGGCGCCACCATCGAGGAAGCCAAGGAGATCCTGAACAACGATCCCGCCCGCCAGCTCAAGGGCACCGACGCCCTCCAGGCCTGGATGCAGGAACTCTCCGACCGGGCCGTCGCCGACCTCGCGGGCGTGCACTTCGAGATCCCTGACGTCATGAAGACCCTGGAGTGCAGGATCGCCCCGACCGATGAGGGCGGCATCTATTACACCGGCCCCTCGGATGACTTCAGCCGCCCGGGCCGCATGTGGTGGTCCGTGCCGCCGGGCGAGGATACCTTCACCACCTGGGCCGAGACCACCACGGTCTACCACGAGGGCGTCCCGGGCCACCACCTGCAGGTAGCGACCGCCACCTACCGCCGCGAACTGCTCAACAAGTGGCGCCGGAACGTCTGCTGGACCTCCGGGCACGGCGAAGGCTGGGCCCTCTATGCCGAGAAGCTGATGCAGGAACTGGGCTACCTCAACGATCCGGGCGACCACATGGGCATGCTGGACATGCAGCGCATGCGGGCTGCCCGCGTGGTGTTCGACATCGGCGTCCATCTGGAGCTGGAGGTGCCCGAGCGTTGGGGGTCGGGCACCTGGACTCCGGACAAGGGGTACGGGTTCCTCAAGCAGAACCTCGCGATCAGCGAAGGCCAGCTGAACTTCGAGTTCACGCGCTACCTCGGCTGGCCGGGCCAGGCACCGTCCTACAAGGTGGGCCAGCGGCTCTGGGAGCAGATCCGGGCCGAGCTCGAATCCCGCCCCGCGTTTGATCTCAAGGCGTTCCACACGAAGGCGCTGAACATCGGCTCGGTCGGCCTCGACACCCTCAAGCGCGCGCTGCTGGGGTAG
- a CDS encoding dicarboxylate/amino acid:cation symporter, whose translation MTSQTSTPAPAGKTRFRLPTWAGSFGFQIIAALIVGLGLGLLAKYTGSTKANPNALGTTLQTIGSSYVSLLQTAVVPLIFTAVVSSISNLRAVSNAARLAWNTLLWFAITSLIAVLIGIGLGVLLQPGAGTGISQEAKYAGKSGDWWAFLTGLFPKNFLGLGATTTVTDGVATTAVSFNVLQILVIAIAVGIAALKVGKAAEPFLNLNASALAVIQKVLWWIIRIAPLGTVGLIGNAVAVYGWDTIGSLGKFTVAIYVGLALVLFVVYPVLVRAHGLSVRQYFSGVWPAVQLAFVSRSSVGTLPLTQRVTERSLGVPRAYASFAVPLGATTKMDGCAAIYPAISAIFVAQFFGIQLDFTQYLLIALVSVLGSAATAGTTGAVVMLTLTLSTLGLPLAGVGLLLAIDPILDMGRTAVNVAGQALIPTIVAKRQGILDESLYNAPRNGDPFSDEEFTDEEFSDDDATAVDRSAAAAPGREERELADATA comes from the coding sequence GTGACCTCTCAGACAAGCACCCCCGCACCCGCTGGAAAGACCCGGTTCCGGCTGCCCACATGGGCCGGCTCGTTCGGCTTCCAGATCATCGCCGCCCTGATCGTGGGCCTCGGACTTGGCCTCCTCGCCAAATACACGGGCAGCACCAAGGCAAACCCCAACGCCCTCGGCACCACGCTGCAGACCATCGGCTCGAGCTATGTCTCGCTGCTGCAGACCGCTGTCGTCCCCCTGATCTTCACCGCCGTCGTCAGTTCGATCTCCAACCTGCGCGCGGTCTCCAACGCCGCCCGGCTGGCCTGGAACACGCTGCTCTGGTTCGCCATCACGTCCCTGATCGCCGTGCTGATCGGGATCGGGCTCGGCGTGCTGCTGCAGCCCGGAGCCGGCACCGGCATCAGCCAGGAAGCCAAATACGCCGGCAAGTCCGGTGACTGGTGGGCCTTCCTGACCGGTCTGTTCCCCAAGAACTTCCTCGGCCTGGGAGCGACGACGACCGTCACCGACGGCGTCGCAACCACCGCGGTGAGCTTCAACGTGCTCCAGATCCTGGTGATCGCGATCGCCGTCGGTATCGCCGCCCTCAAAGTGGGCAAGGCCGCCGAGCCGTTCCTGAACCTCAACGCCTCCGCCCTGGCCGTCATCCAGAAAGTCCTCTGGTGGATCATCCGGATCGCGCCGCTCGGCACCGTCGGCCTGATCGGCAACGCCGTGGCCGTCTACGGCTGGGACACCATCGGCTCCCTGGGCAAGTTCACCGTCGCGATCTATGTGGGCCTGGCCCTCGTGCTGTTCGTGGTCTACCCGGTCCTGGTCCGCGCCCACGGGCTGTCCGTCAGGCAGTACTTCTCCGGCGTCTGGCCTGCGGTGCAGCTGGCGTTCGTCTCCCGCTCCTCGGTGGGCACCCTGCCGCTGACCCAGCGCGTGACCGAACGCAGCCTGGGCGTCCCCCGCGCCTACGCCTCGTTCGCCGTGCCGCTGGGCGCCACCACCAAGATGGACGGCTGCGCCGCGATCTACCCGGCGATCTCGGCGATCTTCGTCGCCCAGTTCTTCGGCATCCAGCTTGATTTCACCCAGTACCTGCTGATCGCCCTCGTCTCCGTGCTCGGCTCGGCCGCCACCGCCGGCACCACCGGCGCCGTCGTGATGCTGACCCTGACGCTGTCCACGCTGGGACTGCCGCTGGCCGGCGTCGGGCTGCTGCTGGCGATCGACCCGATCCTGGACATGGGCCGCACCGCGGTCAACGTGGCCGGGCAGGCCCTGATCCCCACCATCGTGGCCAAGCGCCAGGGCATCCTCGACGAGTCGCTGTACAACGCGCCGCGGAACGGCGACCCGTTCAGCGACGAAGAGTTCACCGATGAAGAGTTCAGCGACGACGACGCGACCGCCGTCGACCGCTCCGCCGCCGCAGCTCCCGGACGGGAAGAGCGCGAACTCGCGGACGCGACGGCCTAG
- a CDS encoding biotin--[acetyl-CoA-carboxylase] ligase encodes MEALQETPDRPPLDLNALSDEAFLSANGIPRLTVVDSTGSTNADLLRGVTEDPGAWPDLSVLTAEYQTAARGRLDRRWEAPPRSSVSVSLVLRPVNADGRPLPTHSYSWLSLLAALALREALTEAAGLPAELKWPNDVLVRGRKIAGILAQLGPLAGGGTPPVILGTGLNVTLTEAELPVPTATSVLLENADTVDRTDLLKSYLSRFATLYRSFCNADGDPAAGMAGGPSLHKRVEHLLTTLGKQVRAQLPGDHEIIGHATRLDEYGSLLVVDATGHEHVVTAGDVVHLRPWNPAGTGGHGDAGRGGAESGYA; translated from the coding sequence ATGGAAGCCCTGCAGGAAACCCCGGACCGTCCGCCCCTGGACCTCAATGCCCTCAGCGATGAGGCGTTCCTGTCCGCCAACGGGATTCCGCGCCTGACGGTGGTGGATTCCACCGGCTCCACCAACGCCGACCTCCTGCGCGGCGTGACCGAGGACCCCGGCGCCTGGCCGGACCTCTCGGTGCTCACGGCCGAGTACCAAACCGCCGCGCGCGGCCGCCTCGACCGCCGCTGGGAGGCCCCGCCCCGCAGTTCGGTCTCCGTCTCACTGGTGCTCCGCCCGGTCAACGCGGACGGCCGGCCGCTGCCGACCCACAGCTACTCGTGGCTCTCCCTCCTCGCCGCGCTCGCCCTGCGTGAGGCCCTGACGGAAGCGGCCGGCCTCCCCGCGGAACTCAAATGGCCCAACGACGTACTGGTGCGGGGCCGGAAGATCGCGGGTATCCTGGCCCAGCTCGGCCCGCTCGCCGGCGGAGGCACGCCGCCGGTGATTCTCGGCACCGGCCTGAACGTCACGCTGACCGAGGCCGAGCTCCCGGTGCCCACCGCGACGTCCGTGCTGCTCGAGAACGCGGACACCGTGGACCGGACCGACCTCCTCAAGAGCTACCTGTCCCGCTTCGCCACGCTGTACCGGAGTTTCTGCAACGCCGACGGCGACCCCGCCGCCGGCATGGCCGGCGGCCCGTCGCTGCACAAGAGGGTGGAACACCTGCTGACGACCCTCGGCAAGCAGGTCCGTGCCCAGCTCCCCGGCGACCACGAGATCATTGGCCACGCGACCCGCCTGGACGAATACGGTTCGCTCCTGGTGGTGGACGCGACGGGCCACGAACACGTGGTGACCGCCGGGGACGTCGTGCACCTGCGGCCGTGGAACCCGGCCGGAACCGGCGGGCACGGCGACGCCGGCCGTGGCGGGGCAGAAAGCGGTTATGCGTAA
- a CDS encoding acyl-CoA carboxylase subunit epsilon: protein MAEPAVPAVPDDEAGSVAAPALLSVVKGEPTPEELAALTAVVLSLGQAAQAAPEKPGVRHWVRRQQLRLAPRPGPDAWRRSLG from the coding sequence ATGGCAGAACCGGCTGTACCGGCTGTACCGGACGACGAAGCGGGCAGCGTCGCCGCGCCGGCCCTGCTCTCCGTAGTGAAGGGCGAACCGACGCCCGAAGAATTGGCGGCGCTGACCGCCGTCGTGCTGTCCCTGGGGCAGGCCGCGCAGGCAGCCCCCGAAAAGCCCGGCGTCCGGCACTGGGTCCGCCGGCAGCAGCTTCGGCTGGCCCCCCGGCCCGGCCCGGACGCCTGGCGCCGCAGCCTGGGCTAG
- a CDS encoding NAD(P)-dependent oxidoreductase — protein sequence MTSSNDASGTAAGPYQAAGSLQGRTVLISGGSRGIGLAIALRAARDGANIVLMAKTGQPHAKLEGTVYTAAEQIEAAGGRALPLVGDVRNDVDVAGAVGAAVDRFGGIDVVINNASAIDLSSTDAVDMKRYDLMQDINVRGTFLLSKMALPALRASAGHILTLSPPLNLDPKWAGMHLAYTMAKYGMSLTTLGLAEELKADGVTVNSLWPCTLIDTAAIRNMPGGETIVKGARGPEIMADAAHAVLTGGNVLAPDGSRSGNFYTDEEVLAAAGVTDFSPYSLGAPEDRLVPDIFL from the coding sequence ATGACTTCAAGCAATGATGCTTCGGGCACCGCTGCCGGGCCCTACCAGGCCGCCGGTTCCCTTCAGGGCCGCACTGTCCTCATCTCCGGAGGCAGCCGCGGCATCGGCCTGGCCATCGCGCTCCGCGCCGCCCGGGACGGCGCCAACATCGTCCTGATGGCCAAGACCGGCCAGCCGCACGCCAAGCTGGAGGGCACCGTCTATACGGCCGCCGAACAGATTGAGGCCGCGGGCGGCCGGGCGCTGCCGCTGGTTGGCGATGTGCGCAACGACGTCGACGTCGCCGGTGCCGTCGGTGCCGCCGTCGACCGCTTTGGCGGGATCGACGTCGTCATCAACAATGCCTCGGCGATCGACCTGTCCTCCACCGACGCCGTGGACATGAAACGCTACGACCTCATGCAGGACATCAACGTCCGGGGCACGTTCCTGCTCTCCAAGATGGCATTGCCTGCCCTGCGCGCATCCGCCGGGCACATCCTGACGCTCTCCCCGCCCCTGAACCTGGACCCCAAGTGGGCCGGCATGCATCTGGCCTACACCATGGCCAAGTACGGCATGAGCCTGACCACCCTGGGGCTGGCCGAGGAGCTCAAGGCGGACGGAGTCACCGTGAACTCGCTCTGGCCGTGCACCCTGATCGACACCGCGGCCATCCGCAACATGCCCGGCGGCGAGACGATCGTCAAGGGCGCCCGCGGCCCCGAAATCATGGCCGATGCCGCCCACGCCGTGCTGACTGGCGGCAACGTGCTCGCCCCGGACGGCAGCCGGAGCGGGAACTTCTACACTGATGAGGAGGTCCTCGCGGCGGCCGGGGTGACGGACTTCAGCCCGTACAGCCTCGGCGCGCCGGAGGACCGGCTGGTCCCTGACATCTTCCTCTGA